One stretch of Patescibacteria group bacterium DNA includes these proteins:
- a CDS encoding portal protein: MPSNKEAGPKFNQPVFKKLWAMFRRGSMISTEIKPSFDRKEDISSFTYDFGGSHNGMNAYQWYGLADKYGTEGESTRNARYVEYNQMEGVGEIHTALNIVSDECTSRSEDGKLLYINSANDKVRDILSTLFYDIINIDFYGWHWVRALCKYGDKPMYLDVHPQHGIQRVIDIPVDDFIRIDGTPQDFKETIFTWRTRNLTLENWQVAHFRLLGQDKYLPYGTSYLEGARPLWRKLVLMEDAMLVYRVLRAPERRVFYLDVSGMKPEMIDDYVRKAQEKLKKQNVVTTLRGGQLDQRFDPLDVSEDYFIPVRGGETNNKIESLPGGQHVNDIEDVEYLRKKLIAALGIPRAYLTYEEDLANKATLASLDIRFSRTIERIQRSFVNELTKIALVHLIAIGGFSKEDLFSFELGLTNPSNMAAMQKLELMERRVQVASALHDENLFDRQYIYKEFFNVSEDDIGRIQNGRMRDAYNDGKIDFIKNEASGGAPGSEGGGGGGGGFGGGFGGEEGGGESLTTGGGGGEEELGGGSAVEVPEIPEEGGGGGEVGGGEEVVTAANDAFEKAQAKRDRNQKLTYRQNRDRMHNRAKSGLVDITKLVTNDDDDSTNDPYSKGTFSRLIGGYKTESRDLYQTELKKPDKKFCWSNSNRKIFNEISSIFEKFPNRSVITERTQIELDFDHDDMEEDEIEFKIEE; encoded by the coding sequence ATGCCAAGTAATAAAGAAGCCGGTCCAAAATTTAATCAACCAGTTTTTAAAAAGTTATGGGCCATGTTTAGACGTGGTTCTATGATCTCCACAGAGATAAAGCCGTCGTTTGATCGCAAAGAAGATATTTCAAGTTTTACATATGATTTTGGCGGCTCACATAATGGAATGAATGCATATCAGTGGTATGGTCTTGCTGATAAATACGGAACCGAAGGTGAATCTACTAGAAATGCGCGATATGTTGAATATAATCAGATGGAGGGTGTTGGCGAAATTCATACTGCATTAAATATCGTTTCTGACGAGTGCACTTCGAGATCTGAGGATGGGAAACTTCTATATATAAACTCTGCGAATGATAAAGTTCGTGATATATTATCGACATTATTTTATGACATTATTAATATAGATTTTTATGGGTGGCATTGGGTTAGAGCACTGTGTAAATATGGTGATAAGCCAATGTATCTTGATGTCCATCCGCAGCATGGAATTCAACGTGTAATAGATATTCCTGTTGACGATTTTATTAGAATTGATGGTACTCCACAAGATTTTAAAGAAACAATTTTTACCTGGAGGACAAGAAATCTAACGTTAGAAAATTGGCAGGTTGCGCATTTTAGACTCCTTGGACAAGATAAATATCTTCCATATGGGACTTCTTATTTAGAGGGTGCCAGACCATTGTGGAGAAAATTGGTTCTAATGGAAGATGCAATGTTGGTATACCGCGTTTTGAGGGCACCGGAAAGAAGGGTTTTTTATCTAGATGTTTCCGGTATGAAGCCAGAAATGATCGATGACTATGTAAGAAAGGCACAAGAAAAATTAAAAAAACAAAATGTTGTTACTACTCTTCGTGGTGGTCAATTAGATCAAAGATTTGATCCACTTGATGTTTCTGAAGATTATTTCATACCAGTTCGTGGTGGAGAAACAAATAACAAAATCGAATCACTTCCCGGCGGGCAGCACGTAAATGATATAGAAGACGTTGAGTATTTGAGGAAAAAATTGATAGCTGCTTTGGGAATTCCGCGTGCCTATTTAACTTATGAAGAAGATTTGGCAAATAAAGCCACATTAGCATCATTGGATATAAGATTCAGTAGGACGATTGAGCGAATTCAAAGATCTTTTGTTAATGAATTAACAAAAATTGCGTTGGTTCATCTTATTGCAATTGGTGGGTTTTCCAAAGAAGATTTATTTTCTTTTGAACTTGGATTAACAAATCCATCCAATATGGCTGCAATGCAAAAATTGGAATTGATGGAAAGACGAGTTCAAGTAGCGTCGGCTTTACATGACGAAAATTTGTTTGATAGACAGTATATATACAAGGAATTTTTTAACGTTAGTGAAGATGATATTGGTAGAATTCAAAATGGAAGAATGCGTGATGCATATAATGATGGTAAGATTGATTTCATTAAAAATGAGGCGTCTGGTGGAGCCCCTGGAAGTGAGGGTGGCGGAGGTGGCGGAGGAGGATTTGGTGGCGGTTTTGGCGGTGAGGAGGGTGGTGGAGAATCGCTGACTACTGGTGGCGGTGGGGGCGAGGAAGAATTAGGCGGTGGTAGTGCCGTAGAAGTTCCAGAAATTCCAGAAGAAGGAGGCGGAGGCGGTGAGGTCGGTGGCGGCGAAGAAGTTGTAACGGCAGCGAATGATGCCTTTGAAAAAGCACAGGCTAAACGCGACAGAAATCAAAAATTAACTTATCGTCAGAATAGGGATAGAATGCATAATAGAGCGAAATCCGGTTTGGTTGATATAACAAAATTGGTAACTAATGATGACGACGATTCAACTAACGATCCATATTCAAAAGGTACATTTAGTAGATTAATTGGTGGATATAAAACTGAATCCAGAGATCTATATCAAACCGAATTGAAAAAACCGGATAAAAAATTCTGTTGGAGTAATAGTAATCGCAAAATTTTTAACGAAATTTCATCTATTTTTGAAAAATTCCCAAATAGATCCGTAATAACTGAACGTACACAAATAGAGTTGGATTTTGATCATGATGATATGGAAGAAGATGAAATAGAATTTAAAATTGAGGAATAA